In Babesia microti strain RI chromosome IV, complete genome, the sequence TTTGAGTTGGTTACTAACTTCCTGAGTGCAACCATAATTTATGGCAATAAGTTATAATACTTGCAATATTATACCTTTAATTTTAACCAAAATACACTAATAATAAGTgatgtatatgtatatgttgAGTCGCCCACCAAACAGTGTGGCTGTATGCCATATTTTGTTCAGAGATGTCGTGCAACTTGGAAGTTGCTTTGAAAATAAAGAGTAGAATTGAGAACAAACCGATCGATCAGATCAAAGCCTTGTATGAGGAGAAGGTTAGATCGGACAAATTCAAATACCCAGACTCAAATGTACATGCGCCTGTTGAGGTGTTTAGGGGTTATGAAGGACCAGATTTGTATAGTTACAATAAGAGGCCCAAGAAGAAGAAGAAGATAGAATTTGACTGTAAATTTTGCTTGGGAAAACTAGAATATATCGCAAAATCAACATTCTCTTCACTATATTTCGAAAGCGAGGGAGATTCCATATTGGCCAACCAATTGTACATAATCCCCAATGTAAGTAATTATGAATTGTGACTCCTTATTCACTATGCGAATAaagatttaatataatgaaCTAATGATTCAGAAACACATATCAAACACGAGACAGGTAGATAGTGCCACTAGGGAGGAGATTAGAAACTTCCAAAAGACTCTGATACAGCTATTTAGTACTAGGGGATATGCTATTATATTTTACGAGAATGCATCGGAAATACCCCCGGAATATATGGCTAAATATGGTACACATGTGAAAGTTGAGTGTTTCCCCATTCCATCGAATCTAATCCCATTGGCAAGGGTAGGAATAACTGTTACACAGACTTGGTTCATGAAGAGCATGCAGGACTTAGCAAAAAATTGGCAAAGCAAATCGTTCTATACTGTGGAACCCAAGGCACTTGACAGGACAATACCCGAGGGGTTCGCATATATTCATGTGGACTTTAACCTTTTCGGCGGGTTTCTATATCAGTGTAAAGAGAAGGTGGATAGGGAATTTGTAAACGGAATATTTAGGAGCATATTTGAGCTAAATAGATTTCACAAACCATATTTCAACACCAATTATGATATCGTAGTTGAGAGGTTCAGAAAGGATTATCAACCTTTCAATTGGTGTAAGTGATGCTAGAATCCGCATCCGGAACAAGGGTAAGTATGTAATCTCCGAGGGTTTAACAGACTACAATTTAATCCATGATAACTGAACTGTCAAATTATGGTGACCGTGATTATAGCAGCTCGActaatgtatatata encodes:
- a CDS encoding CWF19-like protein 2 homolog (overlaps_old_locusTagID:BBM_III07855), with amino-acid sequence MSCNLEVALKIKSRIENKPIDQIKALYEEKVRSDKFKYPDSNVHAPVEVFRGYEGPDLYSYNKRPKKKKKIEFDCKFCLGKLEYIAKSTFSSLYFESEGDSILANQLYIIPNKHISNTRQVDSATREEIRNFQKTLIQLFSTRGYAIIFYENASEIPPEYMAKYGTHVKVECFPIPSNLIPLARTWFMKSMQDLAKNWQSKSFYTVEPKALDRTIPEGFAYIHVDFNLFGGFLYQCKEKVDREFVNGIFRSIFELNRFHKPYFNTNYDIVVERFRKDYQPFNWCK